The DNA region CGAGCCGGGCCACCACGGCCGCCGCCTGTTCAGGGGAGTCCGGGGGCAGGAGGACGGCCAGACCGCCGGAGCGCTGGACCAGCCGTGGGTAGGCGGCGGGGAGCACCGCCGCGGGGAGTTCCCAGACACCCCAGCGAGCCGCCGGCTCCAGATAGGTGGTGACGCCGATGAGCGGTCGGTGCATGGTGCGGTCCCTCCGGCGGGCGGGTCTGCGGACCGGCCCAGTGCAATGGTGTCGCGTCATACCTTTGTGCGTCCGGCGGGGCCGCGCAAGAGAGAGGATCCGGAAGGGCGGGTTCAGGCCAGGAATCCCCGCAGCAGCGCCGCCGTCCCCGCGCAGTGTTCGCGCATCACCGCGCGTGCCGCCTCCTCGTCGCCGGCGAGCACCGCCTCCACGAGCGCCGTGTGCTGGCGCTGCGCGTGTTCGAGGTTGCGTACGAGCAGGGGGATGCAGTCCAGCAGGTCGTTCACGGTCGCCCGCACCGCCGCGTACCGGGCGCTCAGGGAGGGTGAGCCGGACAGTTCCGCCAGCGTCAGGTGGAAGAGGGTGTCGAGCCTGCGGTACTCGGGCAGAGGTGCCTCGTGTGTCGCGACCAGAGCCGTACGCAGCCGGGCGGCGCCCGTGTCGTCGAGGCCGCGGCCGGCGCACAGGCCGGCGGCGCCCGTCTCCAGCACCTCGCGGAAGAGCAGGACGTCCTCCATGTCGGTACGCGCCGCCCGGCGGCGCAGCTCCTCCCCGTCGGCCGGGGCGGTGCGGGGAAGCACGAAGGTGCCGCCGTACCGCCCGCGCCTT from Streptomyces sp. B1I3 includes:
- a CDS encoding FadR/GntR family transcriptional regulator, whose protein sequence is MPVLRPVRAGNGFEEALEQILQVVRLGLVPDGGRLPAERELAERLGISRVTLREVLRVLADQGLVEARRGRYGGTFVLPRTAPADGEELRRRAARTDMEDVLLFREVLETGAAGLCAGRGLDDTGAARLRTALVATHEAPLPEYRRLDTLFHLTLAELSGSPSLSARYAAVRATVNDLLDCIPLLVRNLEHAQRQHTALVEAVLAGDEEAARAVMREHCAGTAALLRGFLA